Proteins from a genomic interval of Musa acuminata AAA Group cultivar baxijiao chromosome BXJ1-9, Cavendish_Baxijiao_AAA, whole genome shotgun sequence:
- the LOC103997091 gene encoding trihelix transcription factor ENAP1, with translation MMMEGRETAPSRPPNPALPYREDCWSEGETSELVDAWGDRYLELNRGNLRQKHWQEVADAVNSRRGASGRRPPRTDVQCKNRIDTLKKKYKIEKARIVTGGGLAAAASQWPFFSRLDTLIGSSAAAAAALAKKPSRSPPLAVPLPYHRKGFPLPVAAAAAVRPLDLREKRPAATAFSVDDSIFRRAAAAAAAAEDDDDDEDDDMGSPSGSSSRSARGWRRARDKEGDGIRELARAIERFAEMYERVEGAKQRQMMELEKKRMEFSKELEFQRMQIFMDSQVQLAKIKRAKRSDTDGYM, from the exons ATGATGATGGAGGGGAGGGAGACGGCACCGTCGCGGCCGCCGAACCCGGCGCTGCCGTACCGGGAGGACTGCTGGAGCGAGGGCGAAACATCGGAGCTGGTGGACGCCTGGGGCGACCGCTACCTAGAGCTCAACCGCGGCAACCTCCGCCAGAAGCATTGGCAGGAGGTCGCTGACGCTGTCAACTCTCGCCGCGGCGCGTCCGGCCGCCGCCCGCCGCGCACCGACGTCCAGTGCAAGAATCGGATCGACACCCTCAAGAAAAAGTACAAGATCGAGAAGGCCCGGATCGTCACCGGAGGGGGCCTCGCTGCCGCCGCCAGCCAGTGGCCCTTCTTCTCCCGCCTTGACACCCTCATCGGATCGTcagccgctgccgccgctgcgcTGGCGAAGAAGCCTTCCCGCTCGCCTCCGCTAGCCGTGCCACTCCCCTACCACCGCAAGGGTTTCCCCTTGCCGGTTGCTGCCGCCGCGGCCGTCCGGCCGTTGGACCTGAGGGAGAAGCGCCCGGCGGCCACTGCCTTCTCCGTGGACGACTCGATCTTTCGGCGGGCGGCCGCTGCTGCAGCAGCGGCAGAAGATGATGACGATGACGAGGACGACGATATGGGGTCGCCTTCTGGTTCGTCATCCAGGTCTGCACGGGGTTGGAGAAGGGCTCGGGACAAGGAGGGAGATGGAATCCGTGAGCTGGCGAGGGCGATAGAAAGGTTCGCTGAGATGTATGAGAGGGTGGAGGGTGCGAAGCAGCGGCAGATGATGGAGCTGGAGAAGAAGCGGATGGAGTTCTCCAAGGAGCTGGAGTTCCAGCGGATGCAGATCTTTATGGATTCACAGGTCCAGCTTGCAAAGATTAAGCGTGCTAAGCGATCAGATACTG ACGGTTACATGTAG